A genome region from Scyliorhinus canicula chromosome 16, sScyCan1.1, whole genome shotgun sequence includes the following:
- the b3gnt7l gene encoding UDP-GlcNAc:betaGal beta-1,3-N-acetylglucosaminyltransferase 7, like, with protein sequence MDYIFRKRKLLKTLLSLSLLFAALALLQKLKPGDGVSPAPGSRGDAAGAAGRRQLEAAANWLEAENNFYRSATSNGSSSNNGGPASEATAVGPGGPANLSSSPAPAWEVTVTKCSPNGSVRSLPWFSGLDSRFQQYVLYRHCRYFPLLLNHPEKCAGPGPPHLLMVVKSVVEQHDRRAAVRKTWGRERSLGGLSIRTVFLLGTPASGKDRRNLQKLLEYEDRLFGDILQWDFMDTFFNLTLKEVNFLKWFDIYCHRTRFIFKGDDDVFVNTENLLEFLASQGEGPRRESLFAGDVISRALPIRNHQSKYFIPKQLHDQPYPPYAGGGGFLMASALVRRLLAASEDIELYPIDDVYLGMCLQKVGVEPQVHYAFRTFGIVKRRVSPMNSDPCFYKNLLVIHKLSPEGLLQMWDTVHNTTLVCAKKVSFNLNE encoded by the coding sequence ATGGACTACATCTTCCGCAAGAGGAAACTCCTCAAGACGCTGCTGAGCCTCTCGCTGCTCTTCGCCGCCCTGGCCCTGCTCCAGAAGCTCAAGCCGGGGGACGGGGTGAGCCCGGCCCCGGGCTCCCGGGGGGATGCGGCCGGGGCCGCCGGCAGgaggcagctggaggcggcgGCGAATTGGCTGGAGGCCGAGAACAACTTCTACCGGAGCGCGACTTCtaacggcagcagcagcaacaacgggGGTCCGGCCTCGGAGGCGACGGCGGTGGGCCCCGGGGGCCCGGCCAACCTCAGCAGCAGCCCGGCCCCGGCCTGGGAGGTGACGGTGACCAAGTGCAGCCCCAACGGCTCGGTGCGCAGCCTGCCCTGGTTCTCGGGGCTGGACAGCCGCTTCCAGCAGTACGTCCTGTACCGCCACTGCCGCTACTTCCCGCTGCTGCTCAACCACCCGGAGAAATGCGCGGGGCCCGGCCCGCCTCACCTGCTCATGGTCGTCAAGTCGGTGGTCGAGCAGCACGACCGGCGGGCGGCCGTCCGGAAGACCTGGGGCCGCGAGCGCAGCCTGGGCGGCCTCAGCATCAGGACCGTTTTCCTGCTGGGCACGCCGGCCTCCGGCAAGGACCGGAGGAACCTGCAGAAGCTTCTGGAGTACGAGGACCGGCTCTTCGGCGACATCCTGCAGTGGGACTTCATGGACACTTTCTTTAACCTGACCCTCAAGGAGGTGAACTTCCTCAAGTGGTTCGACATCTACTGTCACCGCACGCGCTTCATCTTCAAGGGCGACGACGACGTCTTCGTCAACACGGAGAACCTTCTGGAATTCCTGGCCTCGCAGGGCGAGGGCCCGCGGCGCGAGAGCCTCTTCGCGGGCGACGTCATCTCGCGCGCGCTGCCCATCCGCAACCACCAGAGCAAGTACTTCATCCCCAAGCAGCTGCACGACCAGCCGTACCCGCCCTACGCCGGTGGCGGCGGTTTCCTCATGGCCTCGGCCCTGGTCCGCCGGCTGCTGGCCGCCTCCGAGGACATCGAGCTCTACCCCATCGACGACGTCTACCTGGGCATGTGCCTGCAAAAGGTGGGCGTCGAGCCGCAGGTGCACTACGCCTTCAGGACGTTTGGCATCGTCAAGCGCCGGGTCAGCCCCATGAACAGCGACCCGTGCTTCTACAAGAACCTGCTGGTCATCCACAAGCTCAGCCCCGAGGGGCTGCTCCAGATGTG